The DNA region ATTGATAAAATACCCATTGAACAGGTAAAGGAAACAAAGTTACTGGGTGTAATTTTAGACAGCCGATTGTCCTGGGCAAAACAAATTGAAATAACAGTGACTAAAATGAGTTGTGCTCTTGCGTTAGTTAGAAGGTGTAGCCCATTCCTTACACAGGAACTGATGAAAAGAGTTGTTGGCACCTTGGTTCTGGGTCAGTTGgattattgtaatattgtatggTCCAGTGCTTCAAATAAACTTCTTGCTAAACTTCAGCTGGTACAGAACAGAGCAGCTAGGCTAATTCTCAAATGCCCACTGCATACTAACATCACAGATATGCACTCTAGTTTATACTGGTTAAAAGTTGAGGATAAACTGAAGGCATCTCTATTAATGTCAACATGGTcaattttaaataagaaaattcCGCAGAAACaattcctttttttctgtaaaatgtcTAACACTCATATTTATAAGACGAGATCTGCAGTGGAGGGACGATTTGTTGTACCCAGGGCTAATACAAATTCCTTTCAACGTACAGTTCAATATAGAGCAATCATTGCATGGAACAAGATTCCGACTTTTATAACTGAAACAAATTCTAAGATCACCTTCAAAACATGTGTAAAGAAGTATTTGGGGAAGGTTTATTTTCTGTGATAATGTCTACTTTTTATATATGGTGTGTTCTTTTCTTGTTTAAGCCTTTGTAGGTGGATTTGATATAACtttgatataattatttattgttattcctATAGGCATTGTGTTTTACTGTTgtagttgttattgttattattattgttatcattgttattattttcGGCAGGACCCCAGGAAGAATAGCAGGGCATCTGCCCAAGCTAATGGGGatccagtaaataaataaataaataaatcctgccAGCAATTCTGTACCTCCCTGTTCGCAGAGCTGAAGTGACAGCACTTGAATAAATATAAcaatttcaataaatatttaatgtattttaaaaggaGTGGTGCAAATACTGCAATTTGGTGCAAGGTGTAAGCAAAGGTTTTAACATCCTTAGTCAAGTTTGCTAGCAGTAAATGAATACTATCTAGgaaaaaatgtgctttttaaacatttaaggcACTGCTTATTTACTTAATGTGGGATatcagaaaaaatacttttttcccaAAATGTTAAATTCAGCCAATAAATAtgaatacatacatttaatatgtGCTGGAGTGTGTTGTCTGTTTTGCTTTATTTGaacttagaaataaaaaaagttggCTTTGTGGCATAGTCACCTTCCACCAAGAAGGGCTGTtttgatttatattatattactatagtCCTGTCTGTGTGGTGTTTGCTTGCTTTCCCTGTGTTTGTGTTGATTTCCTCCAGGTGCAGTCACTCAGTAATGAGAAACAATCAAAAAGTTTAATTACACTTCATTAACTATTCCACTGATTTTTCAGCCTTACTCTAATAATCTGAATGAATGCACTAGTAAGTGCATGAAtttcaaatattaaaaatatattttaacacacacatattaatatattgtaatattaatatgCTAAATACTCACCATGCGAGTCTAATGAAAGATGTTTTTCGTTTTCTGGGCCCTCAAAAAGAGAGCTCTCTTTAATGGCCTGCATCAACAGTCGTGAAAACTCCCTGGTTGGGCCTCCATCATCCACAGCACCCTCTGACATGTCCCAGTCATCCACAAATATAATATCAATCTTCTTCATTGGATCAAACAAAGGCCGTTCAAAAGCACGTACTGCACATGCCATGATGTCATCACGGCAAACATTAATAAGGTTGGCTGATGGACAAGTCCCAAAATCAATCTGTGACCTAAGAACGTTAAGAAGGTCTGAAACATCAATCCTAAAGGAAGGAAAAAATTAATTATGGCTTTATTACTTCAGAGGCTCATCACAATGACAAATTCTTGACCTGTAACACCTGTATGAATAAGGCATTCGTGGCATGGTATTGTCAAGTAAATTTGACCATCTAAAAACTCACCATAGAACGAGGATAGCAGGACATGAGTACTTACCCATCTGACATGAAGTGATCATCCAGATCATGGTCTACCTCAAGTGTGGGACTTAAGATGGGTACAGGCTCAAGAGGAGAGGAAATGCTGTGAGTGGGGGTGGCTGGGGTTGCAATGTACAGAGGAGGAGAAATGCTTCGAGTGGGGGAGGTCAGGGCCATAGTGTCTGGAGAAGGAACTATACTGTGAGTGGAGGTGATGGGTGGTATAGCGTCTGGAGGAAGGCGAATGTTGTGAGTGGTAGAGGTGAGGGGCCCAAGGGGTATAGGAGGGAAAATGCTAAGAGTTGTAGAGGGCTGGAGTACAGTGTCTGGAGGAAGGCAAAGACTGTGAGTGGGGGAGGTCAGTAGGGGAGGCAGTGAAGTTGTCGAGGTCTGAGACTCAATGTCTAGAGGACACATGTTAGTATTGGTAGTTATGGAGGGTGTAGGAACCGTGGAGAGAAGAGATCTGGAAGTGGATagccagggccgccgctctgcatacgcagacaacgcagccagcgttaggcctcaaccattttgcagttgcagggagccaaattgactgagaatgaaatgtgttgaaattatgacattattaaatttaaaacccaatgtgaattatttatgatacgctcatcttttttgtctttaaacattgcatggggcacctactctactacttaaaagcggcacgttattatttttgtgcataatataatgcccccacccctattgcctgaaatggcacggctcggtttgctctgttggttgttgccagatgtgacattttccagtcaaataaataatcaaaaaatgcatggaggcgctaaatcttgcgcatgtttaaccatttttaaagtgtatgtggccattctatacaaaaacttgtccagtgcaatatttgtgtaag from Astyanax mexicanus isolate ESR-SI-001 chromosome 22, AstMex3_surface, whole genome shotgun sequence includes:
- the LOC111196328 gene encoding uncharacterized protein LOC111196328, which encodes MCPLDIESQTSTTSLPPLLTSPTHSLCLPPDTVLQPSTTLSIFPPIPLGPLTSTTHNIRLPPDAIPPITSTHSIVPSPDTMALTSPTRSISPPLYIATPATPTHSISSPLEPVPILSPTLEVDHDLDDHFMSDGIDVSDLLNVLRSQIDFGTCPSANLINVCRDDIMACAVRAFERPLFDPMKKIDIIFVDDWDMSEGAVDDGGPTREFSRLLMQAIKESSLFEGPENEKHLSLDSHGEYLAY